From the genome of Halobacteriovorax marinus SJ:
GGCGATTAAAGAAGCAAGTGGATCCACTGAAGATTTCTCTAAGTATGTTAAGGCCGCTCCAGGGGCGATGGTTTACAGTGGTGACGATGCGATGTTACCTGACTACACTCCTCTAGGGGCCAAGGGACTTGTTTCTGTTGCTTCAAATGTTTGGGCAAAACAAACTCATAATTACGTTCAAAAAGCTCTATCTAATGAGTTAAACGAAAATGAAAAAACACTTTGGAGAGATTGTTCTAACTCTCTATTTATGGCCTCAAATCCTATTCCTGTTAAAAGATTGATGGAAATTGATGGGCAAATAACAAATGCAACACTAAGAGCTCCTCTTACTCACAAAGAGATCGAGGACGACTCACAACTAAGATTAGCACACTCTAAAATTAATGAATGGAATTCATAAAGGAAGAAATATGTCAGAATTAAATTGGAAAGAAGTATTAGATTTATTAGAAAAAGGTGAAATTAGATCAGCTGAAAAGAAAGACGGAAAATGGGTTGCCAATGTTGCCGTTAAAGAAGCCATCCTCGCCTCTTTTAAAGCTGGAACTCTCACTGAGTTTTCACATGAGCACTTCCATGGATTTGTAGACAAACATAACTTGCCACCACAGAAATTTACGCCAGAACAAGGGGTACGTATGGTTCCAGGAGGAACATCAGTAAGACGTGGTTCTTATATCGCTAAAGGCGTTATTCTCATGCCACCTGCATATGTAAATGTTGGTGCTTACGTGGATGAAGGAACAATGATTGATTCACATGCGCTTGTTGGCTCTTGTGCTCAAATTGGAAAAAATGTTCACCTCTCTGCAGGTGTTCAAATTGGTGGTGTCCTTGAGCCAGTTGGGCTTGCACCAGTAATAATCGAAGATAATGCTTTCATCGGTGCCGGTGCCGTTATCGTTGAAGGAATTCAAGTGCTAAAAGGTGCAGTAATTGCTCCTGGTGTTATCCTCTCTAAAGGTGTTCCAGTTTATGATTGCGTAAACGAGAGAATGCTAGAAAAAGGTGAACCTATTCCTGAGAATGCAATTGTTGTTCCTGGGACTAGACCTGTGAATTCAAAACTAGCATGGGCCAAGGATATGGGACTCAATATGAATTGTGCTCTTATTGTAAAATTCAGAGATGAGAAAAGTGATGCTTCACTGGAGCTAGAACAATTTTTAAGATAATTAATTGGAGTCTTCTTTGAAGTTAAAGAGCGAATATAAAGAACAGTTAAAGCGAGTTATCAAGAGACTAGATTCTTCATTCTACTTCTATGACTTAGACGGTCTCAAAGACCATTTAAGTTATATGAGAGATACTCGCGATGATTCCATTAAACTTTGGTATGCCTGTAAGGCCAATCCAATGTCTGCGATTCTAAAGATCTTTAGAAACTTAGACTTTGGACTTGATGTAGCATCTCAAGGGGAATTAGAACAAGTTCTTAGCGCTGGAATTCTTCCAGAAGACATCCTCTCTACTGGACCTAGTAAGTCTAGAAAATACCTTCGCTCGATGATTATCAACGAAGTCAATGTCGTCGTTCTTGAAAGTCTTAATCAGGCCTATTGGCTTGATGAGATTGCAAGAGAATTAGGAGCGAGACCAAAAGTTCTGCTACGAGTTCAGCTAGACTGGGATGAAGGAAAGTCAGTTCTTGGTGGAGATGAGATCACTCCTTTTGGTCTAGATGAAAAAGAGTGGTTAAAACTTGATAAGTCAAAATGCCAAAACTTAGACTTTAAAGGTTTCCATGTTTTCCAATGGGGAAATCTTCTAGAGCTTTCAAGACTAGAAAGAATTTGGAGAGGAACTATCGTCTCACTTCAAGATCTATCTAAAAAGATGGATATTGATATGGAAGTCATTGACCTAGGCGGAGGTCTTGGCATTCCTTACGCAGCTAATGAAACTCCCCTAGATTTTAAAGATGTAAATTCTCTACTTGTGAAATTAAGAGATGAGTATAAGTTACAAACGATCTGGATGGAATTAGGTCGCTACTGCACAGGCCCTTATGGTCACTACTTGAGCCAAGTTATAGATAAGAAGGTTGTTCGTGGCAGAGATATTCTTGTGCTCGACGGTGGAATTAATCATATTGCGAGACCGGCCCTCACTGATCAAGCTTTTCCCTGTGAGATGTTCAGAGAAAGTGACGCAAAAACTAAAGAGTTCACAGTACATGGGCCTCTGTGTACAGCACTAGATAAATTGGGAACATTTCAATTGCCAGAAGATATTGATGAGGGAGATTGGTTAGTTTTCTCTCAAGCTGGCGCGTATGGCTTCACTGAAGCGATGCCATTTTTTCTATGTCACAATCTTCCTGCAGAAGTCATTCTCTATAATGGAGATCTAATGACCCCAAGAACAATTAAATCATCATCGGATTGGTTAATTTAATGACAAATAAAATTAGTAAGAGAAAGATTGCACTTAGTGAATTACCAAGCGGAGAAAAGCTCTCTTTAAAAGTGATTGAAGTTGATGGAAGTTTTGAAGGTCCTCACTGCTATATTCAGGCATCTGTTCACGGTGCTGAACACCAAGGCAATGCTGTAATTTACCGACTTCTAGAGTACCTAGAAAATAATCCAATTATTGGTAAGATCACTATTCTTCCAATGGCAAATCCGCAGGCCATTAATACTAAGATTGGAACTTATACATTTGGAAGATTCAATCCCAATACTGGCGACAATTGGAATAGACTGTATTTTGATTTCACTAAAAGCTCTACTGAAGTCGTCGAATTTGCAAAATCTCACTTGCAGAGTGATGAAAAAGATATTTGCAAGGAATATAAGAAGCTACTTAAAGAACTTATTCTTTCACAAAAAGCAAAACATATTGAGTATGGCCCAAATACAAATGGTCTAGTTAATTTAACTCTCCAGGAGTTGGCCACAGACTCTGACTACGTTCTAGACTTACATACTGGACCTAAGGCCACACGTTATCTCTATGTACCTGAGTACCTCGAGCAGAGATCTGATGATCTTCATTTTCCTTTTAGACTAATCATTCCTAATGAATTTGGTAGTGCTATGGACGAGGCAACATTCATGCCTTGGGTTAATCTACAGAGTACATTTAAAGAGCTTGGTAGAGATTTTCATATCCCTTTTGAGTCTTATACAGTTGAATTAGGAAGTGAAGAGATCATTGATTTAGAGGAAGCCAGTCATGACCTACTCTATATATTAAATTACCTACATCACCGTGGAATAATAGAAGAGGCACCAGAACTTCCAAGAGAGAGCGAAAAGCTCAAATGTAAACTAAGTGATTATAAGACATACTACGCTCCAAGAGGGGCCCTCTATCACTACAATATTTCGCCTGGGTCGAAATTTAAGAAAGGTGATATTTTGGCAACGGGGATAAATTTTGAAAATCTCTTCAGAGATGAACCTGTTAAGTTCGAAGTGAAAGCACTAGCTGATGGGATTCTTATTAATCACTACCCAAGTAGCTCTGTTCCTAGTGGCGCAGAACTACTTCAAGTAATGCAAGAGTATTACTCTTAGTGACAGGCCTCAATTTCATAGAGTTCAGTATTTAGATCTTGGTAAATATCTCTTGGATTATTACGTCCAACTGTCCTTACATATTCTTTAACTGTAATTTCTCTTTGAGTTTCCTGTCTTATGGTAACCGGGATTTCTCTACATCTCTTTCCATTATTAGCGCAGACTGTTTTCTTCGACTTATAATTAAGTGGATATCTTCTAAAGTCATGACCGACTAATTTATTAGTCCAGCCATCGCGAACACCATCTTTATAATCTTTAACAGAGCCTACGTAGACATTCTTATACACAGGATACTTCTTCTTACTTCTAAGTTCGTCACCATCTATACAAGTATCAAATGCTGAAGCTGGACGACCAATAAAGACAGTATCACCCGCAATTCTATGCTCGTTAGATCCACTAACAACTTCTCTAACCAGTCCCCAATTTCCATCTAACATAGCATTTTCAATTTGCTCGGAAATCTTCCCTGTTGAACTTCCACCGGCCAATCCACCGATCCCTGAAGCAGCTTCAACATTCATGATTAAGATCATCGTTATCAATATTGTTATATTTCTAAATAAGCTCATATCTATTTCTCACTCATTGTATCTGTTACCATAAAAGTAAAGGCCCTAATCTCACCTTTTGCTCCCGCCTCATTGGAGAGACGTACTTTTTCTCTAAATGCACGCTCATCTATCTTTAACCATTCATCATAGGTCTTCTCATCCAGTCCATCAGCATAGAAGCCAATTAAATTTTCTCCACCAACTTGAGTATTAAGTGGTTTAGAGAATTTTTGAGTTAAGTTCAACCCAACTCTCTTTAATGTACTCGCACTAAGATTAGGAGAAAGACTCCCTTGAATATATAGGCCTTCATTATTGAGTTTTAGAGCTCTCATTTCACACATCTTCTCAAGAGTTTCCATACCGTGTAGTCCGTAGCGGTATTGAACGAGCTCGCGACTAAGAGGACTCGTTACTGCTAGAAAGTAGATTTCACAGAAAACTCTATCGTGAATAATTTCGCTTTCAATATCATCACTATAATTAACTCCATCCTCTATAATTGTTGGATTATGTTTTCTAATTTCTTTTTCAACAATTTGTGGGCAAACCTCTAGGATATAAGCATCGTTAGTACTATCAAAAATAACTCTATAGATCTTAAGAAGTGTTTGATAAGTTGGTCGATTTTCTAAATTGATTAGACGGCTTAGAGTTCTCTCGCTGATATTCATTTTCTGCGCAAGTAAACGCTGCCCGATCTTCGGGTTCGCGTAGTCCTCTAGCTTCTTTAAAAGATCCTTTGCAACTTGATCTTTTAAGGCCTCAAGAGAGTGAGCAGATGATAAATTCTCAGCCTCTATTTTCATAAATCTCCAATTTCAACCTATATAACATAGCTCATAGGCCTTAGGTCATTCCATGAAAGATATACATGAATAAAAAACGAAAACGGCCACCTAAGTGACCGATTTCTTTTATAGATTTGAACTCTTAATAACTAAATCTTAGTTACAAGCAGGTACTGTAAACGATTTAGTGAATGCTTTCTTATAAACTTTTCTCTCTGTTCCTCTTCTGCTACTTCCGTAAGTCGCAATTAGTTTATTTACAGTTAAAGTATTTTCGATCTTTTGGTTAACTGTATATGGAACTCTTCTACATCTCTTTCCGTTATTTGCACAAACTTCTCTATAGCTTGTGTATGTAAGTGGGTAAGAAAATTTCTTATAACCAACAATTACATCTGCCCAACCATCATTGTCACCGTCATTGTGGTCTCTTCCTCTCCCTACATATTGTCTTTCATAAACTGGAGACTCTTTAAGAGCTACAAATTTATCTCCATCAACACATACATCAAATACAGTTGTTGGCTTTCCAACAAATACAGTTAGATTAGAAAGAGTGTACTTATCTGAAGCAGATACAGTAGATCTAATTGTTTCCCAGCTATCAGTTGAGCTAAGAGCAAATGAGTTAACAGAAATAAGTGCAAGTGTTGCAGCGATAATCTTTTTCATTAAATACCTCCAAAGTATTGTCATTAAGTAATTTCTTTAATGAGTGGAATCTATTTAAATCAAAAGAGAATGTATATTTTGGAAGGGAAAATAAATCAATTACTCTGACATTGTCCGAAAGAGAGGGATTTTTTGTGACAGCAACTATTCCATGTCGCTTATAGATATTTAATTTTAAATACTTGCACTATTCGATATCGCAATGAAACCTGAAGTCTCTATTAAAGTCTGTAATGGCCGACAGACCTTCAATAAGAACATTATCCTCATTATCAAGAATAAAGCTTATAGGAGAGCGTTCCACATTGCTTAAATAGAATGTCACACCATTGGGAATTGACTCAACTTTTCTAAGTTCATTTAGATTAAAGATATCTCTACCTATAGTTTTAAAGGAGTGATGAATATTATCAACCTGTGACAATTCAATTTCTATATCTGCATTCTCAGCAAAGCAATAGATTCTCTCAATGCCATAGTCAGTGTAAAGGCCTTGCGCCAAAGTCTTAGGAATTCCCATAAAAATAATAGTTAAGAAAATTAAAAGAACTTTCATCTTCTCCTCCCCTAATAATCTTCTATAGAATAGGAGAAGAGAGTTGATAAAAGCATGATGAAATATGAAATTTCCTTAATTATTCGCCGACGTACTCAAAGATCTGGACGATATACATTTGTACCTTTTCTGTAGCAAGTAGTTCGCTATACTTAGGCGTGATATCTACAAACCCCTTAAGATTACTTTCAGGAACTCTTAAGTAGCTTCTAAGAACGACGATCGCTCCTTTCTTTAGAGATGGCCTTAGTTCTTGCATATAGTCTCTCTCAAGATCTCCACCAAAATAACTTGGAACATCACTAAGACTCAGAAAGTCTAAACTTCCACTAGGTACAGACTGAGCTGCGGAAACGAGATCAGAGTTTACATAGTTTACATTTACTCCATTACTTAAACCCTCTTTCATGCGATCAAAACACTCCTTCTTGGCCTCAATAGTATTGGCGTCCTCATGAGAGAGTTTTC
Proteins encoded in this window:
- a CDS encoding PLP-dependent decarboxylase, with the protein product MKLKSEYKEQLKRVIKRLDSSFYFYDLDGLKDHLSYMRDTRDDSIKLWYACKANPMSAILKIFRNLDFGLDVASQGELEQVLSAGILPEDILSTGPSKSRKYLRSMIINEVNVVVLESLNQAYWLDEIARELGARPKVLLRVQLDWDEGKSVLGGDEITPFGLDEKEWLKLDKSKCQNLDFKGFHVFQWGNLLELSRLERIWRGTIVSLQDLSKKMDIDMEVIDLGGGLGIPYAANETPLDFKDVNSLLVKLRDEYKLQTIWMELGRYCTGPYGHYLSQVIDKKVVRGRDILVLDGGINHIARPALTDQAFPCEMFRESDAKTKEFTVHGPLCTALDKLGTFQLPEDIDEGDWLVFSQAGAYGFTEAMPFFLCHNLPAEVILYNGDLMTPRTIKSSSDWLI
- a CDS encoding 2,3,4,5-tetrahydropyridine-2,6-dicarboxylate N-succinyltransferase, translating into MSELNWKEVLDLLEKGEIRSAEKKDGKWVANVAVKEAILASFKAGTLTEFSHEHFHGFVDKHNLPPQKFTPEQGVRMVPGGTSVRRGSYIAKGVILMPPAYVNVGAYVDEGTMIDSHALVGSCAQIGKNVHLSAGVQIGGVLEPVGLAPVIIEDNAFIGAGAVIVEGIQVLKGAVIAPGVILSKGVPVYDCVNERMLEKGEPIPENAIVVPGTRPVNSKLAWAKDMGLNMNCALIVKFRDEKSDASLELEQFLR
- a CDS encoding helix-turn-helix domain-containing protein encodes the protein MKIEAENLSSAHSLEALKDQVAKDLLKKLEDYANPKIGQRLLAQKMNISERTLSRLINLENRPTYQTLLKIYRVIFDSTNDAYILEVCPQIVEKEIRKHNPTIIEDGVNYSDDIESEIIHDRVFCEIYFLAVTSPLSRELVQYRYGLHGMETLEKMCEMRALKLNNEGLYIQGSLSPNLSASTLKRVGLNLTQKFSKPLNTQVGGENLIGFYADGLDEKTYDEWLKIDERAFREKVRLSNEAGAKGEIRAFTFMVTDTMSEK
- a CDS encoding succinylglutamate desuccinylase/aspartoacylase family protein, yielding MTNKISKRKIALSELPSGEKLSLKVIEVDGSFEGPHCYIQASVHGAEHQGNAVIYRLLEYLENNPIIGKITILPMANPQAINTKIGTYTFGRFNPNTGDNWNRLYFDFTKSSTEVVEFAKSHLQSDEKDICKEYKKLLKELILSQKAKHIEYGPNTNGLVNLTLQELATDSDYVLDLHTGPKATRYLYVPEYLEQRSDDLHFPFRLIIPNEFGSAMDEATFMPWVNLQSTFKELGRDFHIPFESYTVELGSEEIIDLEEASHDLLYILNYLHHRGIIEEAPELPRESEKLKCKLSDYKTYYAPRGALYHYNISPGSKFKKGDILATGINFENLFRDEPVKFEVKALADGILINHYPSSSVPSGAELLQVMQEYYS